The window TGGAGTATTTATCTCATAACCTTTGGCTGGTATGGACGTCGGTGATGTTCATCTGCCTCATCTTAGAGTTGTCTTCGGCGATTTTATGTTACTTGTTTTGCCATTGGTGCGCTCATCAGCATTCCTGTGGCATTTAGTAGGAGCACCTTTCTGGGTGCAGGTAGTGGGTTTGGGCTATCTGCTCTATGCTTAGCATCTGGTTGGATTCGTCCGCATCTGCTGAAATCGCTACACAAGGGTGGGGAAGACCGCCGCAGTAACGCCGATGCGCTGGCAGGACAGATAGGGGAAGTGACAGAGATGATTCCTGCCGGGATCGCAGGGTAAAGCTGGTGGAGATGATTGGAAAGCGGAAGCTCCACATCTTGCCGAACCGCTTGCTGTAGGCGATTATGGTTCGAATCTTAGGTCACGAATCTATCATCCTCAAGGTAGAAAAGTTAGTAGGAAAACGTTTAGAGTCAACATTATTCACTTAATCGTAATAACATCATGAACATAGGAATTTAGTGCTGGTGGCTCTAGTAGCACTTGCACTCGTAGTGGTTATAGAAAAAACCATCGTTATCATCCCTCAGGAGTGAGACGAAAATCATAGAGCGTCTCGACGATATTTTGCGTACGCTCAAGCCGGGTTATTAATGTCATCATTCCTTTCATTTGAACATGCAAGGATATTGTGTCTATGAGAAACGGAAGTACGTTTATACAAACAGCATCGACCTTCGTGAACAGGTCTACGATTTCGACCGTCAGAACGTAATCACTAAGGATAATATCCAGATGCAGATAAATGGCTTGCTCTATTTCCAGATTGTGGACCCATTCAAGAGTGTGTATGAAATCAACAATCTGCCAAACGCCATAGAGAAACTGACTCAAACTACTTGCGTAATATAATAGGTGAGATGGAAACTTGACCAGACTCTTACCTCCCGGATCGATTAACACCAAAATCCGTGTGTTTTGGATGATGCAACCAATAAGTGGGGAATCAAGGTAAACGAGTGAGTTGCAGGATATTACACCTCCAGAGAGTGTGCTCAGGCGATGGAAAGCAGATGCAGGCTGACGCAACAAGCGTGCTACCATCCTGACTTCTGAAGTGAGAAGGAAAAGCAGCGCCTGCTCTCAGAAGGTGAGAAGGCTGCCATCGTGAACAAGGCTGAGGCTGCCAAACAGCAGGCTATCCTAATGCAGAAGGTGAGGCTACTGCCCGTCGTCCGTAAGGCTGAGGCCGAGGCTATTGCCATTCAGAAGATTTACGGAAGCTGTAGGACAGAGTACGAATCCAGCACAACTATCTCTGGGCCTGAAATACATCAGTATGATGCAGGAAGTAGCACAGGGTAAGGATAATAAGGTGGTTATCTGCCATACGAGGCAACCAATTCTTGGGTCTATAGGAGGAATCAAAGACCTTTTCAAGGGATATAAAGACCTCTGAGTCGATGGATAATGCCTTTGACTCAAGAAATAAAGCACTCAGACATCAGTAAACTGTAACTtcagtaaatatataaaacaggataaaaatgaagaaatctgtaTCGTTGCAGGTGCAAACCTAACTTTTTCAAGGTTGGCGCCCGTAATTAGAGCAATTCGTAATGCTCAGGAAGCTGGTAACGAATCAGCTATCAGTTGGTTTACACAGGAAAAGAGGAAGACCCGACTCTGGAATCTTCTCTTTTCGATGACTTAGGCATTCAGAAACCGGATGCTTATCTCGGCGTAGACTGTCCAAACATGAACGAACTTACCGGACAGGTGATGGGTACAGTTTGAGCGCTATCTGCAGCAGAATGCTACAGATGTTGTCATTGTGGTTGATGATCTGGCTTCAACCATGGCTGTGGCTATTGTTACCAAGAAGCAGGGTGTGCAGCTTGCTCATATTGCAGCCGGAACCCGCAGTTTTGACATTACCATGCCAAAGGAAATCAACCGTCTGGTGATTGATGGCTTGTCAGATATTCTCTTTACCGCTGGCATTTCAAACAACAGCATCGCCAACAAGGAAGGTGCAGAATTGTCTAAGGTTTACATGGTAGGAAATGTGCTTATCGACAACATCCGCTTCCTTCAGTCTAAAATGCAGCGGCCTGAAGTCATGGACGAGTTTCATCTGAAAGAAGGAGAATATATGGTTCTGACCTTGAACCGCAAGGCCATCGTCAATAACATTGATGAGATGAAATCGCTCATTTCTGTCATAGATGAAGAGGCGCGCCAGGCTGGAGTGAAGGTGATTGCTCCGCTTCGAGGTAAAGCCTTGGGCTTCGTGCTCGCATTCAGGCTTATCAGGAAGAGAGTAATCATCAGAGTGGAATCCAGGTGGTTCAGCCGCTCGATTATCTGTCGTTTGCTTATCTTACAGCTCACGCCAAAGGTGTGATTACCGATTCGGGTAATGTGGCTGAAGAAGCTACCTTCAATGGGGTTCCTTGCATTACGCTCAACAGCTATACTGAGCATATTGAAACTGTAAAGGTGGGTACAAACGAACTGGTTGCTGAAGATCCGGAGTTACTGAAGCAAACTATGCAGAAACTTCTGAAGGGTGAATGGAAGAAAGCGGGCATTCCTGACAGATGGGATGGCCGCTCAGCAGAAAGAATAGTCCAGATTCTCGCTGAATAGAATCTAAACTCATAGCGTATAATCTCATGGAGAGAGATAATTCTATGTAAACTGATTCTTTTCAGAATAAACTTAGAGGTTCACTTCAATATGATTATATTGAAAAGTGAACCTCTTTCTTTTtatgctttatctttttcttaacttAAACCATCCTTTCCTTAATCCTTTTCAGGCGCCTTTGGCACAGGGATAGTCGTATTGCTTGAAATAGGCTGGCGTCTTATTATCATACCATACTCCTTCTACGTGTAAGCCGATAGAGAAAGTCTTTTTGGAATTAGTGTATCTTACACCGGCTCCTAAAACGTTGGCGCCAGGTACTCCCATTCCGTAGCCACCCGGCATGATTCCTCTTCCCATACCCCAAGGATACATTCCGTAGCCCCAAGGCGAATAGCCGTAGGGACCATAGCCATAACCGCCATAACGGCCGTAAAGAGAATTGTAATTGTTGGCTACACTAAGCTGACCGTAAACGTAAGCCTCCCAATGCTCATTAAACTGGTAGCCCAGAATGCCGTAGACTCCACCGTCATGATAACTGTCTCCACCATAGTTTACGTTGTTGATATAAGTGCCAGAGCCAACCAGAGTTTGTTGTCTTTGGTGAGTGGCGTCAGGTAGGTTGCATCGATGGTCTGGGTGAAACCGCCTCTGTGAGGCACATTCTTGCCGAATGTGCAAAGCAGAAAGATCTACCGAGAGATTCAATCCTTGTGCAGCCCCCAGCCATAGCCCAACGGATAACTCAAGCTGTTGGTAAGGTTGGAGATGGGATTATTATAATAGGTGCTGTCTAGCGAAGCATCACCCAGCAATCCGTTTTTGCCGAGAGTTTCTTCTTATCTGATAGTCGGGCAGGAGTCATATATGCATTCTTCACCGGTTTTCCCTGATAAATCATAGGTTTTCCTGCCTGGTAAACCGTATCGCCAGGCAGCAACCATTCTTCACGCGGACTGTCCGGACTGTGCAATGGTCCGAAGCTTACCTGTTGCTGTGCACTTGCTTCTGTAGTGAGGAATGTGCAAAAAGcgatgataatatatatttttttcttcataattgaTTGCATTTTCTGTCTTCTGCTGCAAAGATATGAAGAATGTATGAAACAAAGGAACTTTTCCCgcataaaaaatcaattttttagaataaaatcatTATCTTTGCATCCGATAACATAAATAGatgtaaaattatacaaaaatatgaagaagatCATCAGATTATTGACACTCGCTCTTCTTACGGTGCCTGTTATGACATTCGCTCTGAGTGAAGGCAATCAGAACACATCAGAACCAGCCGGAAAAGTTGTGGCGTCTAAAGCCCGATTCTCTGCTCGACTGGGAAACACCGCACGATCCAACTTGCCCTCAGGTGTTGCTGGAAACTACGATGGGTAACATTCTCGTGGCTCTCTACAACGATACTCCCAAGCATCGGGGTGATAATTTCCTGAAACTTGTCAATTCGGGCTATTATGACGGTTGCATCTTTCAGCGTGTCATCAAGAATTTCATGATTCAGGGTGGCGATTATTCATGCAGAAAGGTGAACATGAAAAAGCCGCAGAAGTTTGATGTAAACTATACGGTTCCGGCAGAAATCATCTATCCTAAATATTATCATAAGCGCGGACAGCTCTGTGCTGCTCGCGAAGGAGATGATGAAAATCCGCAAAGCTTCGGCGTCTACTGATTTCTACATCACCTGGGGCAGAAATTTTTCTCCCCGGCAGATGGAATATTATGTAGAAAAACTGAAACGGGACGGCAAGTATTACGCCATTCCTTCAGAACAGTTGCAAAAGGGCTACATCAAGCATGGTGGTGTTCCTCACCTTGACAACGGCTACACTGTATTCGGAGAGGTGCTTGAAGGCATGGATGTGGTTGATAGATTCAGAATGTGGCTACCGATAAGGCGAACAACGACAGACCTCTCACGGATGTCATCATTCTGAAAGCCAAGCAGATGAAGTAACTTTCTGATGGTAAACTGAAGAAATAAGTAACTGAGcccattaaaagagaaaaaaatcgataagtaaaaatattaaatacgagaaaaatgaagtcattaaagGAATTATATAGAGTAGGTAAGGGGCCATCGAGCAGTCATACGATGGGGCCTCAGCGTGCTGCCAAACTTTTTCAGGAGCGTTGCCCTAACGCTTCTTATTATGAAGTAACCCTCTATGGAAGTCTGGCTGCTACAGGTAAGGGACACATGACTGATGTGGCAATAGAAGAAGTGCTCAGACCTCATAAAACTGTGAATATTATCTGGCAGCCACAGACTTTCCTGCCTTATCATCCCAACGGAATGAAATTTGTGGGCAAGGATCTGAACGGCGATATTATTGATGAATGGACCGTTTACAGTATTGGTGGTGGAGCCATATCAGATGGTACTGCCGGCAACGAAGAGCTGGGCGCCAAGGATGTTTATGATCTGAACAAGCTCGCCGACATCAAGCAATGGTGCTATGATAACGGACGCTCATTCTGGGGAGTATGTTGAGAAATGCGAATCGGAAGATATCTGGGATTATCTCGACATGGTTTGGCAAACGATGAAGCAGAGCATCAGAAATGGTTTGAACCATGAAGGTGTTTTGCCGGGTCCGCTGAAGCTACAGCGTAAGGCTGCCACCTATTATATAAAGGCGAAGGGTTACCGTGCTTCCCTGCAGAGCCGCGGCTTGGTTTATGCTTATGCGCTGGCTGTGAGCGAAGAGAATGCTTCGGGTGGTACCATCGTTACAGCTCCTACCTGTGGCGCCTGTGGTGTATTGCCAGCTGTACTCTACCACATGTTTACTTCTCATGATATGAGTGAACAGCGCATCTTGAGAGCCTTGGCTACAGCCGGATTGGTGGGCAACATCGTAAAGCAGAATGCTTCTATCAGTGGTGCTGATGTAGGTTGCCAGGGCGAGGTAGGTGTTGCCTGCGCCATGGCTTCGGCTGCAGCCTGCCAGCTTTTCGGAGGCAGTCCGGCTCAGGTAGAATATGCTGCCGAAATGGGATTGGAGCATCATCTCGGAATGACCTGCGACCCGGTTTGCGGACTGGTTCAGATTCCTTGCATCGAGCGAAATGCCTTTGCTGCCGCCCGAGCTTTGGATGCAGACCTCTACGCTTCCTTCTCAGATGGCCATCATACCGTATCTTTCGACCGTGGAGTTGAAGTAATGCGACAGACGGGGCATGACCTACCTTCGCTTTACAAGGAAACAAGCGAAGGCGGTTTGGCAAAGGGATTTCCAAGAGACATTTAGTCATAAAATGCTTCGCTGAATCATAAAATTGTTTTCAgctattttattctgtttgtaAGAGGGCTTTTATTTTGGCACGCTATTTGGTAAGTCCCCTTGCCAAACAATAATAAAGTAAATacgaataaaaacattttatattatggCACAGAAAGGTAATATTGGTGTAACGACAGAGAACATTTCCTGTCATCAAGAAATTCTTATATTCAGATCACGACATCTTCCTCCGCGAGATGGTTTCAAACGCCGTAGATGCTACACAGAAGTTGAAGACTCTTGCAGCTCAGGGCGATTTCAAGGGCGAGATAGGCGACACAACCGTTCGTTGGTCTCTCTCGATGAGAAGGCTGGAACCTTGACTATCAGCGACCATGGTATAGGTATGACAGAGGAGGAAATCGATAAATATATCAACCAGATTGCATTCTCAGGCGTAACTGACTTCCTCGAACAAGTATAAGGAGAATGCCAACGCCATCATCGGCCACTTCGGTCTCGGCTTCTATTCTTCTTTCATGGTAGCCAGCAAGGTAGAAATCATCACTAAGAGCTACAAAGAGGGAAGCAAGGCTGTAAAGTGGAGCTGCGATGGTTCACCTGCTTTCGAAATCGAAGATGCAGACAAGGCTGAGCGTGGTTCAGACATCATCCTCCATATTGCTGATGATTGCAAGGAATTCCTGCAGAAGAACAAGATTGAGGAACTTCTGAACAAGTACTGCAAGTTTATGGCAGTGCCTGTTGCTTTCGGCAAGAAGACCGAATGGAAGGACGGCAAGAATGTGGAGACTGATGAGGATAACATTATTAATAATGTGGAGCCTCTCTGGACCAAGGCTCCTAGCACACTGAAGGATGAGGACTACAAGAAGTTCTATCACACCCTTTATCCGATGCAGGACGACCCGTTGTTCTGGATTCATCTGAATGTAGACTTCCCATTCAATCTCACGGGTATTCTCTACTTCCCACGCATCAAGAGCAGCATCGACATGCAGCGCAACAAGATTCAGCTCTATTGCAACCAGGTGTTCGTCACCGACCAGGTAGAAGGCATTGTACCAGAATTCCTCACATTGCTTCATGGTGTAATCGATTCACCGGACATTCCGCTGAACGTAAGCCGCAGCTACCTGCAGAGCGACAGCAACGTGAAGAAGATTTCTACCTACATCACCAAGAAGGTAGCCGATCGTCTGAACTCTATCTTCAAGGAGAACCGCAAGGAGTTTGAAGAGAAATGGGATGATCTCAAGATCTTCATCAACTACGGAATGCTCTCTCAGGAAGATTTCTACGAGCGCGCAAAGGACTTCGCACTTCTGAAAGATGTTGAGGGCAAGTACTTTACTTCGAGGAGTACAAGACGCTGATTAAGGACAATCAGACCGATAAGGACGGCAACCTGGTTTATCTCTATGCCAACAATAAGGAAGAGCAGTATTCTTATATCGAGGCTGCCAAGCAGAAGGGTTATTCTGTACTCCTGATGGAAGGTCAGCTCGATACGCCGATGGTAAACATGCTGGAGCAGAAGCTGGAGAAGAGCCGCTTTACACGTGTTGACGCCGACATCATCGACCGCCTCATCGTGAAGGAAGATGCTAAGAAGACCGATTTGAGCAAAGAGCAGTCTGACAACTTGACAGAAGTATTCCGCTCTCAGATGCCTCAGCTTGACAAGACAGAATTCTTGTTGAGATTCAGGCTTTGGGCGAACAGAaccagccagtgctcatcactcaGAACGAGTACATGCGCCGTATGAAGGCGATGAGCCAGTTCCAGGCAGGCATGAACTTCTACGGTCAGATGCCAGACAGCTACAACATCGTACTGAACTCAGACCATGCTCTGGTAAAGAAGGTATTGGAAGATGCTGAGGCCAACACTGCTGAAACATTGAAGCCAATCCTTGCAGAAATCAAGGGTCAGGAAGCTCGCCTTGCCGTACTCCATCAGGAAGCAGAACAAGAAGAAGCCTGAAGAGATTACCCAGCAGGAGAAGGATGATGTTCACAATACAGAGAAGGCCATCAGCGATGAGAAGGCTAAGCGCAACGAAATCATCTCGGGCTATGCTAAGAACAACAACATTGTTCACCAGCTCATCGACCTCGCCCTGCTTCAGAACGGTATGTTGAAGGGTGCTTCGCTCGACGCATTCCTCAAGAGAAGCGTTGACATGATTAAGTAATCCAACCTGTAAAAAGGtttgaattaagaaataaaactttgcgATGCGTAACATTTCATGTTACAAATTGTTTCTATCATATGTGCTAAATGTTTCAAAACGAACATTTAGCACATTTTTTTTCGCTTTCCTTTggtggctttcctttttttttattacctttgcAATATC of the Vulpes lagopus strain Blue_001 unplaced genomic scaffold, ASM1834538v1 ctg977_1, whole genome shotgun sequence genome contains:
- the LOC121483955 gene encoding peptidyl-prolyl cis-trans isomerase CYP18-1-like, which gives rise to MGNILVALYNDTPKHRGDNFLKLVNSGYYDGCIFQRVIKNFMIQGGDYSCRKKSSILNIIISADSSVLLAKEMMKIRKASASTDFYITWGRNFSPRQMEYYVEKLKRDGKYYAIPSEQLQKGYIKHGGVPHLDNGYTVFGEVLEGMDVVDRFRMWLPIRRTTTDLSRMSSF
- the LOC121483956 gene encoding chaperone protein HtpG-like; amino-acid sequence: MVWQTMKQSIRNGLNHEGVLPGPLKLQRKAATYYIKAKGYRASLQSRGLVYAYALAVSEENASGGTIVTAPTCGACGVLPAVLYHMFTSHDMSEQRILRALATAGLVGNIVKQNASISGADVGCQGEVGVACAMASAAACQLFGGSPAQVEYAAEMGLEHHLGMTCDPVCGLVQIPCIERNAFAAARALDADLYASFSDGHHTVSFDRGVEVMRQTGHDLPSLYKETSEGDHDIFLREMVSNAVDATQKLKTLAAQGDFKGEIGDTTYKENANAIIGHFGLGFYSSFMVASKVEIITKSYKEGSKAVKWSCDGSPAFEIEDADKAERGSDIILHIADDCKEFLQKNKIEELLNKYCKFMAVPVAFGKKTEWKDGKNVETDEDNIINNVEPLWTKAPSTLKDEDYKKFYHTLYPMQDDPLFWIHLNVDFPFNLTGILYFPRIKSSIDMQRNKIQLYCNQVFVTDQVEGIVPEFLTLLHGVIDSPDIPLNVSRSYLQSDSNVKKISTYITKKVADRLNSIFKENRKEFEEKWDDLKIFINYGMLSQEDFYERYKTLIKDNQTDKDGNLVYLYANNKEEQYSYIEAAKQKGYSVLLMEGQLDTPMVNMLEQKLEKSRFTRVDADIIDRLIVKEDAKKTDLSKEQSDNLTEALGEQNQPVLITQNEYMRRMKAMSQFQAGMNFYGQMPDSYNIVLNSDHALVKKKSRVRKLALPYSIRKQNKKKPEEITQQEKDDVHNTEKAISDEKAKRNEIISGYAKNNNIVHQLIDLALLQNGMLKGASLDAFLKRSVDMIK